Below is a genomic region from Rosa chinensis cultivar Old Blush chromosome 5, RchiOBHm-V2, whole genome shotgun sequence.
ATGGACTTCTCAAGTGCCTGTTGGAATCGTCTAGTTAGAGAGACTCGCCctcctaaacctgctgaaactGTCTCCAGTATGTTCTGAACATCAACCTTAACACCATCTACATCCTGTGAAACAAGATATCCGTGTAGATCATCATAAAATTGATATGCCTTTGCAGGATCTATTACACCAACACCATATTTCTCCATACTATCCATTGCTCCATCCCTCATATTTGACAAATTTCCAGGTGACTGTACTGGGTGTCTGAACTTAGGGTTATACTTTTTAGTTCCTGGAGCATTTGGAACAAGCCCTCCCCAATATCCCAAAAGGGCATGCCATACATACACATACctgtgaattaaaaaaaaaaacaaatgtagCATTAGTGGAACATCCTGGAATTTACATATTCAAAACTAGATACACATGAATCTGCCTTCTCAAGTATATCatgaattataaaaaaaaaaagagcactAGTTGATGATGAATTTTTCTAGCACGACCACTGTTGCTGAAAATTTTCTGACAGAAGCAGTTAGCTGGAAATGCCCGTATCTGTATAGCATGGGAAGGTGATTAACAAGTGCATAAGAGAAATCTTACCTAAGGCCAAAGGAATTCTTGATCTCAGAAACAAAATCCTTGAGACCACTTGGTTTGTCACTATCAACCATATTGGTTGTGCTGCGAAACTTGTTATTTTCTTCAATGCTATTTAATCTGCCTCCAAACCTGCAGTTGAGAGAAAATCAGTAATTAAGCCTGAATGTGCTTCTAAATTGACAAGAAAAGATGATGAACATACTGTGTCCCTTCAACAAATGGCTCCCCTTCTTTTTGGAACTCATTTGATGTATCTTGCCACCCATCATCGATTATCAAAAACTTAGCTGGAGTACCTCCTTCTGATAAACTGTGTAGGTTTGTTTGAAAGATCAGAGTGTAAACAGGAAAACAAATCAAAAGGAACTTTCAAATGTGTGAAAAGAGGCTAATCCTATAAGAAGTCTATTGCATAAACTGTATAACTTCTACATTATAAAAGAATATCATGTATAACTTCTATCATTCTAGAGGAGTATCATGTTCAATTGGAGTATCATTTTCAAGATAGCATAACAGTGGCCTCGTCATTAAGGGCTAGCGAATGATTGGAGTATTGTCACAAGATTTAGCAACCCAATCGAACTTATTCAAGTAACAATATCTCTATAGAAGGAATGGTCATTTGAGTGGAAGAGTAAAAGTGAAACTACATTTACCTTCTGAGGCCGTCTCTAATTCCTTTAGGGTTAACTCCTTGATAAAAGGCATCCCAAGTACACCAGCCAAAACAATCCAGCATTCCAGGCATCTGCATCATAGAATCAGAGGATGTGTTATGCATCACAAATTCAGAATAGCTGAGAAAATCCAATATAGGTTACTATTTTGGGCCTCTAGGTGAAACGTTGGCTGCCTCACCTGTTTCGTTTCTCTAAGAGCAAAGCTTCCATAATGCTTCGCCAAAGTCCTGAATATGATTAGAATTTAGAACTAAAGAGAATAAGTTCAGTTTCAATAAATTCAAGCTAAATTGTGAACTCAAGCAGCAAGTGTGAGCTCCAGTGCGATGCTTGAGTTCAGAACAGAATTTTTAGTATAAGCTTCTGTGTCCAATGCCTTCTTTACTACAAACTACAAAGGCAATGCCATCTTGATATTAATGCCCATGCCCTACTATTTTAGTAAATTGACTTGAATTTGTAAATAACTCAGAGAGCTAACCTACTTCATAGATTCGTTCACCAGATCGAAAGGATGGTTCCCACAATTCACAAAAACTGCTTTTAGGGATTCTGAGGCAACTATAGCGGGGTCACCTATCAAATGCATAAGAAGGCCATATATATGTTAGACTAGAAAAAGAAGAGGTCAGAGGTGACTCGGGTGAGAATGTCAGTGGGAAATATTGATCTTTTTTCTCCCTTGGTAGGACCAGATGCCAAGTTAATTACCCATAGCAGGTTAGAATACTAAGTAGCATCATATGGCCCTCCACGTCCATAAATGGAAAAGAGTTGATATGACAAACTGTATCTAATCGAAGCATAATATTTGAAGCTAGACGTCATTATAAACTATTACCACTTTCGACGCAAAACTCAAGTTCATTGGATGTATTTCCCTGCAAGCTGCTTCTAAATTCACCATCCAGAACTGGCAAGAATAAGATATAAGATGTACTATCTTCCTTTCCCTCCTCCTCCTTTGCTTCTAGGAGCAACAGCTGAGTTTCCACAGGGATGTCACTTCCTGTACTGCCCACTCGTGGTATCATCCACCAAAGTTTAAATCTAAAAAGACTTAATAATCTGACATCACTGCATCAAGAGAAGATCATCAGAGTTTCTTGCCGCAGTCATGAAAATGTAAGACTAGGAAGCAAGATGCATATACTCCATGCATGGACAAAAAGACAGACATGGTTTCAAAAATCGAGTCCTTAGTTATTGTCGCTAAGAAACAATATATAATGGGTAGAATATAACAGAAGAAGTTCTACTTAACGGTGAAGGATAAAAAAAATCCGACGAAAACATATGGATGTTAAAGAATTAACTGTTGAATAGAAAGTATATATCTGCTTGATCAACAGTATAAGCATGAACGAGAAATTCAAAAAAGAAATGCATATATAACAGAGTAGATGAACATAGTTGCATACCGTAAGACTCCGAGCTTAAAAACATGGCGTGATTGTGAAGTAGCATTTTGAGAAGTGGCGCCAAGGAATGCTGCCGATGAGTTGGGAATTGGTGTGAAGACCACATTGGGAGGCACGTCTGTCAACACATGTTTACCACTGACACTCAGAATGGAATCTTCAAGGGCAGGTTTCGTACCGACAAACATAGATTGTCTCCATCCATTACTACTGGTAGTGCTAGTCTTAACTCCACCACGCGCAGAACCATCTCTGGTTTGTGAGCAAAAGATgatgctcctcctcctcctgctctGGTTCTGGTTTGTGgctagaaatgaagagaagcCGAGATTGAGTTGAAGGGCCTTGGGGGAAACGACGGTGCTGTGAAGCATGGCAATTGGCAATAGGCAAGGCAACAGCCTTTTGACCGTTATATGAAAGCGGGAGGAGAGGAGAAGGGCATGGCAGGGCAGGGCAATCTCTGTGGTTGGTTTAAGTTGGTTGGTTCCCAATCCCacaaagatgattgattgatagAGAGATGGGCTCCAATGCCTCTTCCTTTGATTGCTCACCACATTTTACATTCGAGATCCATGTCTCCCTTTTTGTCATTTTCAATCTTCTTAAATATCCTCTCGTTTCGAATAATTTCAAATCATTGTCCTAACTGCTAGCCAATCTTCTCTTAGCTCAGTTTACCAGATAAAAGAAACAA
It encodes:
- the LOC112164661 gene encoding probable galactinol--sucrose galactosyltransferase 2, with product MLHSTVVSPKALQLNLGFSSFLATNQNQSRRRRSIIFCSQTRDGSARGGVKTSTTSSNGWRQSMFVGTKPALEDSILSVSGKHVLTDVPPNVVFTPIPNSSAAFLGATSQNATSQSRHVFKLGVLRDVRLLSLFRFKLWWMIPRVGSTGSDIPVETQLLLLEAKEEEGKEDSTSYILFLPVLDGEFRSSLQGNTSNELEFCVESGDPAIVASESLKAVFVNCGNHPFDLVNESMKTLAKHYGSFALRETKQMPGMLDCFGWCTWDAFYQGVNPKGIRDGLRSLSEGGTPAKFLIIDDGWQDTSNEFQKEGEPFVEGTQFGGRLNSIEENNKFRSTTNMVDSDKPSGLKDFVSEIKNSFGLRYVYVWHALLGYWGGLVPNAPGTKKYNPKFRHPVQSPGNLSNMRDGAMDSMEKYGVGVIDPAKAYQFYDDLHGYLVSQDVDGVKVDVQNILETVSAGLGGRVSLTRRFQQALEKSIATHFQDNSIICCMGQSTDSIYHSKRSAITRASDDYYPKNPTTQTLHIAAVAFNSIFLGEVFVPDWDMFYSRHEAAEFHAAARAVGGCGVYVSDKPGQHDFEILKRLVLPDGTVLRARYPGRPSRDCLFVDPVMDGKSLLKIWNLNKCNGVIGIFNCQGAGSWPCLEHIVQVKASEELSGKVSPADIEYFEEVSGKLWTGDCAVYSFKQGYLSRLPKDKSVDVTLQILQCDVFTVSPIKVYKQNIQFAPIGLLNMYNSGGAVDSIDLFSDASSCVIHIKGRGAGSFGAYSSSKPKSCSVNSKDEGFEFRGDDNLLTVTIAAATSSWNISFSY